A genomic region of Flexivirga oryzae contains the following coding sequences:
- the tsaD gene encoding tRNA (adenosine(37)-N6)-threonylcarbamoyltransferase complex transferase subunit TsaD: MTEPLVLGVESSCDETGVAFVRGNTLLGDVVASSVEQHARFGGVVPEVASRAHLEELVPTIRGACREAGHELADIDAVAVTSGPGLAGALMVGVASAKALAWALDKPLYGVNHLAAHVCADVLDHGPLPEPTVALLVSGGHTNLLLVRDIASDVVELGSTIDDAAGEAFDKVARVLGLPYPGGPHIERAAADGDPSAIRFPRGLTSRKDLKRHRFDYSFSGLKTAVVRWVQEREFAGEPVPVADVAASFNEAVADVLTRKAIDACHEYGVHDLQIGGGVTANSRLRAMAQERCDAAGISLRVPRVRLCTDNGAMVAALGSQMVQRGLRPSSLDLPADSSMPVSQVKAD; the protein is encoded by the coding sequence ATGACTGAACCACTCGTCCTCGGCGTCGAGAGCTCGTGTGACGAGACCGGCGTGGCGTTCGTGCGCGGCAACACGCTGCTCGGTGACGTCGTCGCGAGCAGTGTCGAGCAGCACGCGCGTTTCGGCGGCGTCGTGCCCGAGGTCGCCAGCCGGGCCCACCTGGAAGAGCTGGTCCCGACGATCCGGGGCGCGTGCCGGGAGGCCGGGCACGAGCTGGCGGACATCGATGCCGTCGCCGTGACCTCCGGTCCGGGACTCGCTGGTGCTCTGATGGTCGGCGTCGCCTCGGCGAAGGCGCTCGCCTGGGCGCTCGACAAGCCGTTGTACGGCGTCAATCATCTCGCCGCGCACGTCTGTGCGGACGTTCTCGATCACGGGCCACTGCCGGAACCCACTGTGGCACTGCTGGTTTCGGGTGGTCATACCAATCTGCTGCTGGTGCGCGACATCGCGTCCGACGTTGTCGAGCTGGGCAGCACCATCGACGACGCCGCGGGGGAGGCCTTCGACAAGGTCGCCCGGGTACTGGGTCTGCCGTACCCGGGAGGTCCGCACATCGAGCGCGCGGCCGCCGACGGCGACCCCTCTGCCATACGCTTCCCGCGCGGCCTCACCTCCCGGAAGGATCTGAAGCGGCACCGCTTCGACTACTCGTTCTCGGGGTTGAAGACCGCAGTCGTGCGCTGGGTGCAGGAGCGAGAGTTCGCGGGCGAGCCGGTGCCGGTGGCCGACGTGGCGGCGAGCTTCAACGAAGCGGTCGCGGATGTGTTGACCCGCAAGGCGATCGACGCCTGTCACGAGTACGGCGTGCACGACCTGCAGATCGGTGGCGGTGTCACCGCGAACAGCCGCCTGCGCGCGATGGCGCAGGAGCGGTGTGACGCTGCGGGGATCAGCCTGCGGGTGCCCCGTGTGCGGCTGTGCACCGACAACGGTGCGATGGTCGCGGCTCTCGGTTCGCAGATGGTGCAGCGTGGCCTGCGACCGAGTTCGCTCGACCTACCTGCGGATTCGTCGATGCCGGTGAGCCAGGTCAAGGCCGACTGA
- a CDS encoding potassium channel family protein → MSVKRHHATLDPHTVLVVGLGRFGTSVASTLTEQGWDVLAVDQSVELVQKWADVLTHVVQADSTDPDALRQIGAGDFERAVVAIGSHLEASILTTANLADLGVPSIWAKAMTKQHARILERIGAHHVVLPEREMGARIGRLLVGSLTDYYELESGFGIGRMAAPAKFSGKNLTELNLRGLHGVTVVAVKHKGGATFEDARPETVIDKGDQLVITGSTERLQQFSGRA, encoded by the coding sequence TTGTCGGTTAAACGGCACCACGCGACGCTCGACCCCCACACGGTGCTGGTCGTCGGGCTCGGCAGGTTCGGGACGTCGGTCGCGAGCACCCTGACCGAACAGGGCTGGGACGTCCTCGCCGTCGACCAGTCGGTCGAGCTCGTCCAGAAGTGGGCCGACGTCCTGACCCACGTGGTGCAGGCCGACAGCACCGACCCCGACGCACTCCGGCAGATCGGGGCGGGCGACTTCGAGCGGGCGGTCGTCGCGATCGGCTCGCACCTGGAGGCGTCCATCCTCACCACCGCGAACCTCGCGGACCTCGGCGTGCCGAGCATCTGGGCGAAGGCGATGACCAAGCAGCACGCCCGCATCCTGGAGCGCATCGGAGCACACCACGTGGTGCTCCCGGAGCGCGAGATGGGCGCTCGCATCGGCCGGTTGCTGGTCGGCTCGCTCACCGACTACTACGAGCTGGAGAGCGGCTTCGGCATCGGCCGGATGGCAGCACCGGCCAAGTTCTCCGGCAAGAACCTGACCGAGCTCAACCTGCGTGGCCTGCACGGCGTCACCGTCGTGGCGGTCAAGCACAAGGGTGGCGCCACGTTCGAGGACGCCCGGCCGGAGACCGTCATCGACAAGGGCGATCAGTTGGTCATCACCGGATCCACCGAGCGGTTGCAGCAGTTCTCCGGGCGCGCCTAG
- a CDS encoding TrkH family potassium uptake protein produces MRARFGPARIVVGFYAITVSAGTALLALPISSTHHGHAEFSTALFTAASATCITGMSPVDVATYWTPFGHVVMLLLVQAGGLGIVTLSARLLQLVRGRIGIEGTLAAQADAHTDTPAHARSMIRVIVRFYLMLEATLAVLLALRLHFAYGEGIGRAAWEGLFNSISAINNAGFTLYSEGAVKFAGDPWVLALLCCGVFIGGLGYPVWFELMRRRRPHQWSMHTRLTLYGSVILFFAGLVTFLVFEWRNPATLAHMGVTDKIWNSVGGAVFPRTAGFNTVDYAQVRPETMAVNYVLMFIGGGSAGTSGGIKVSTFFLLGAVIISEIRGEPQARVGPRAIPAAVQRQALTVALLGVGCVMAGMIAVITISEQPMQLVLFETISAFSTTGLSANLTSQLPVAAQIVLIALMFIGRVGTMTVGTALAMRRNKRRYRLPEEWPIVG; encoded by the coding sequence ATGAGAGCGAGATTCGGCCCGGCACGCATCGTTGTCGGGTTCTACGCGATCACGGTGAGTGCGGGCACGGCGCTGCTCGCCCTGCCGATCTCCAGCACGCACCACGGGCACGCCGAGTTCAGCACCGCACTGTTCACCGCCGCCAGCGCCACCTGCATCACCGGCATGTCGCCGGTCGACGTCGCGACGTATTGGACGCCGTTCGGGCACGTGGTCATGCTGCTGCTGGTGCAGGCGGGAGGGCTCGGCATCGTCACCCTGTCGGCGCGCCTGTTGCAGCTGGTGCGGGGGCGGATCGGCATCGAGGGCACCCTGGCCGCCCAGGCCGACGCGCACACCGACACGCCCGCGCATGCGCGGTCGATGATCCGGGTGATCGTGCGCTTCTACCTGATGCTCGAGGCCACCCTCGCCGTCCTGCTCGCGCTGCGCCTGCACTTCGCGTACGGCGAGGGCATCGGGCGCGCGGCCTGGGAGGGCCTGTTCAACTCGATCTCGGCGATCAACAACGCCGGTTTCACCCTCTACTCCGAGGGAGCGGTGAAGTTCGCCGGCGATCCGTGGGTGCTGGCACTGTTGTGCTGTGGCGTCTTCATCGGCGGTCTGGGCTACCCGGTGTGGTTCGAGCTGATGCGCCGCCGCCGGCCGCACCAGTGGTCCATGCACACCCGGCTCACGCTCTACGGGTCCGTCATCCTCTTCTTCGCCGGGTTGGTCACCTTCCTGGTCTTCGAATGGCGCAACCCCGCGACGCTCGCGCACATGGGTGTCACCGACAAGATCTGGAACTCCGTCGGGGGTGCCGTCTTCCCGCGCACCGCCGGGTTCAACACCGTCGACTACGCGCAGGTGCGCCCGGAGACGATGGCCGTCAACTATGTGCTGATGTTCATCGGCGGTGGCAGTGCCGGCACGTCCGGGGGCATCAAGGTGTCGACCTTCTTCCTGCTCGGTGCGGTGATCATCTCCGAGATCCGCGGTGAGCCGCAGGCGCGGGTCGGGCCCCGCGCCATACCTGCGGCCGTGCAGCGGCAGGCGCTCACCGTGGCACTGCTCGGGGTCGGGTGCGTGATGGCCGGGATGATCGCCGTCATCACGATCAGCGAGCAACCCATGCAGCTGGTGCTCTTCGAGACGATCTCGGCCTTCTCCACCACCGGCCTGAGCGCGAACCTGACCTCGCAGCTGCCCGTTGCCGCGCAGATCGTCCTCATCGCATTGATGTTCATCGGCCGAGTCGGCACGATGACCGTCGGTACCGCACTCGCCATGCGACGCAACAAGCGGCGCTATCGACTACCGGAGGAGTGGCCCATTGTCGGTTAA
- the tsaB gene encoding tRNA (adenosine(37)-N6)-threonylcarbamoyltransferase complex dimerization subunit type 1 TsaB — MLLLALDTATSAVTVALHDGARVVAEESLADARRHAETLTPMIASVVASAGHRPGELTDVAVGVGPGPFTGLRVGLATAVTLGLTLGIPVHGVCSLDALAHAVAGSGGAPEDFLVATDARRKEVYWASYRCSAGMPQRISGDPQVSRPGELPDQIRALPAAGRGPVLYPDCFAGALEPLDVPAGALASYVVARLARGHELLAAQPLYLRQPDAKPSAGMKSVLPR, encoded by the coding sequence GTGCTGCTGCTCGCCCTCGATACCGCCACCTCGGCCGTCACCGTTGCGCTCCACGACGGGGCGCGCGTCGTCGCCGAGGAGTCACTGGCCGACGCGCGGCGTCACGCCGAGACCCTGACGCCGATGATTGCGTCGGTCGTGGCGTCGGCGGGCCACCGTCCGGGCGAGCTGACCGACGTTGCCGTCGGTGTCGGGCCGGGGCCGTTCACCGGCCTGCGGGTCGGTCTGGCCACGGCGGTGACGCTCGGCCTGACCCTCGGCATCCCGGTGCACGGAGTGTGCAGCCTCGATGCCCTCGCGCACGCCGTCGCCGGCTCCGGCGGAGCACCGGAGGACTTCCTGGTGGCGACCGACGCACGTCGCAAGGAGGTCTACTGGGCCAGCTACCGCTGCTCCGCCGGTATGCCGCAACGGATCTCGGGTGATCCGCAGGTCTCCCGCCCCGGCGAACTGCCCGACCAGATCCGGGCGCTGCCCGCGGCCGGTCGCGGGCCGGTGCTCTACCCGGACTGCTTCGCCGGTGCTCTCGAACCGCTCGACGTCCCGGCCGGGGCGCTCGCGTCATACGTCGTGGCCCGGCTCGCCCGCGGCCACGAGCTGCTCGCCGCACAGCCGCTCTACCTGCGTCAACCGGACGCCAAGCCGTCGGCCGGAATGAAATCGGTGCTGCCGCGATGA
- a CDS encoding class I SAM-dependent methyltransferase: MTPALLAKLISGEGAALLASLPPYDEAEAFVLGDRLRMEGFDPELIAAALTQSRLRSRAERKFGRAAREMLFTPDGLEQATRQQVARLHARRLADSGARQVHDLGCGIGADARAFAAEGLRVTAVDADEVTAGVADHNLRHWDHASAQHDFAERAGAPDRLSAPDAAVWLDPARRTPGVSDINGRTRRTFRLDQLAPSWDFALETAAGAAAAGVKLSPSLAHTDVPLGTQAQWTSYDGEVVECVLWWNAAAWDRGRSALVVSDQFAYEVLERDAADTDPGTARLDRLQGYLYEADRAIIRAGLTGALVRRVDGVELDAGLGMVSSPRDVLVPWAKKYAVTEAMPFNLKALRSWIRDHRIGRLTIKKKGASTDPDTLRRQLRLKGDGEATILLTRIGGAQAVLMLVPAP, encoded by the coding sequence ATGACGCCCGCACTTCTGGCCAAGTTGATCAGCGGGGAGGGCGCGGCACTGCTGGCATCGCTCCCGCCGTACGACGAGGCGGAGGCGTTCGTGCTGGGCGATCGCCTCCGGATGGAAGGGTTCGACCCCGAGCTGATCGCGGCCGCGCTGACCCAGTCACGCCTGCGTTCGCGGGCCGAACGCAAGTTCGGGCGGGCGGCGCGCGAGATGCTGTTCACCCCTGACGGCCTGGAGCAGGCGACCCGGCAGCAGGTCGCCCGCCTGCACGCACGGCGGCTCGCCGACTCCGGCGCCCGCCAGGTCCACGACCTGGGCTGCGGCATCGGGGCGGACGCCCGCGCGTTCGCGGCGGAGGGCCTGCGGGTCACCGCGGTGGACGCCGACGAGGTCACCGCCGGGGTCGCCGATCACAACCTGCGGCACTGGGACCACGCGAGCGCCCAGCACGACTTCGCCGAGCGGGCGGGCGCGCCGGACCGGCTCAGCGCCCCGGACGCGGCGGTCTGGCTGGATCCGGCACGCCGCACTCCCGGGGTGAGCGACATCAACGGACGCACCCGGCGAACGTTCCGCCTCGACCAGCTGGCACCGTCCTGGGACTTCGCCCTGGAGACCGCCGCCGGTGCTGCCGCCGCCGGGGTGAAACTCTCCCCGTCGCTCGCCCACACCGATGTGCCGCTCGGCACGCAGGCGCAGTGGACGTCGTACGACGGCGAGGTCGTGGAGTGCGTGCTGTGGTGGAACGCCGCGGCATGGGACCGCGGCCGGTCGGCGCTGGTCGTCAGCGACCAGTTCGCCTACGAGGTGCTCGAGCGGGATGCCGCGGACACCGACCCGGGGACCGCACGACTGGACCGGCTGCAGGGCTACCTCTACGAGGCGGACCGGGCGATCATCCGCGCCGGACTGACCGGCGCCCTCGTGCGGCGTGTCGACGGTGTCGAGCTGGATGCCGGGCTCGGGATGGTCAGCTCGCCGCGCGACGTCCTCGTCCCGTGGGCGAAGAAGTATGCCGTGACGGAGGCGATGCCGTTCAACCTCAAGGCGTTACGGTCCTGGATCCGGGACCACCGGATCGGCCGCCTCACCATCAAGAAGAAGGGCGCGTCAACGGACCCGGACACCTTGCGGCGCCAGCTCCGGCTCAAGGGTGACGGTGAGGCAACCATCCTGCTGACCCGCATCGGCGGGGCGCAGGCGGTGTTGATGCTCGTGCCCGCACCGTGA
- a CDS encoding ribose-phosphate diphosphokinase translates to MREIVVFSGSAHPAFADSICEHLKVPRSYVDLKRFSNDCLQAQLLANCRQRDVYLVQPLVPPTQDHLMELLLMIDAARGASAERITAVIPYFAYARSDKKDASRISIGGKLVANLLETAGADRVITMALHAPQVHGFFSMPVDHLTAIGVLADHFRAVGGLTDSVVVSPDFGNAKTATQFSRLLGLPVAAGSKKRISDEKVVIDTIVGDVDGKRAIVLDDEISTGGSVVELLDRLAERGCTSADIACTHGLFVGRAVERLSSHPLIGHVVTTDTVPRPPDWPKLQVRSVSALFAEAIARIHAGESVSSLFDGVDPSHAPPQATLPLG, encoded by the coding sequence GTGCGCGAGATCGTCGTCTTCTCCGGATCAGCCCACCCGGCCTTCGCCGACAGCATCTGCGAGCATCTGAAGGTTCCTCGCTCGTATGTCGACCTCAAGCGGTTCAGCAACGACTGCCTGCAGGCGCAACTGCTCGCCAACTGCCGACAGCGTGACGTCTACCTGGTCCAGCCGCTGGTGCCGCCGACGCAGGACCACCTGATGGAGCTGCTGCTGATGATCGACGCGGCACGGGGTGCGTCGGCCGAGCGCATCACGGCGGTGATCCCCTACTTCGCCTACGCGCGTTCGGACAAGAAGGACGCGTCACGGATCTCGATCGGGGGCAAACTGGTCGCCAACCTGCTCGAGACGGCCGGGGCCGACCGGGTGATCACCATGGCGCTGCACGCGCCGCAGGTGCACGGCTTCTTCTCGATGCCGGTCGACCACCTGACCGCCATCGGCGTGCTGGCCGACCACTTCCGCGCCGTCGGCGGCCTCACCGACTCGGTGGTGGTGTCGCCCGACTTCGGCAACGCCAAGACCGCGACCCAGTTCTCCCGGCTGCTCGGGCTGCCCGTCGCCGCGGGCTCCAAGAAGCGGATCTCCGACGAGAAGGTCGTCATCGACACCATCGTCGGCGACGTCGACGGCAAACGCGCGATCGTGCTCGACGACGAGATCTCGACCGGCGGATCCGTCGTCGAGCTGCTCGACCGGCTGGCCGAGCGCGGCTGCACCTCCGCCGACATCGCCTGCACGCACGGCCTGTTCGTCGGGCGTGCTGTCGAGCGGCTCTCGAGCCACCCGCTCATCGGGCATGTCGTCACCACCGACACGGTGCCCCGGCCACCCGACTGGCCCAAGTTGCAGGTGCGCTCGGTGTCCGCGTTGTTCGCGGAGGCGATCGCCCGGATCCACGCGGGGGAGTCGGTCAGCAGCCTCTTCGACGGCGTCGACCCCTCGCATGCGCCACCACAGGCGACGCTGCCGCTGGGTTGA
- the alr gene encoding alanine racemase: protein MTEQANLLTGAAATARVTVDLDAIVHNVEVLQRHAGNAAVMAVVKGDAYGHGLVPSARAALRGGAHWLGVAQLQEALALREAGVTAPLLTWLHAPGVDFAAAIRNRIDVGVPAIWELDAVAAAAREVGETARVQLKVDTGLARNGAYGPDWPALVDAAARHVADGTISVTGVFTHFAFADAPHHPTVQAQQVRFADAVRDCERAGFALEVRHMSNSAATLTTPQAAFDMVRPGLAVYGLSPVPDIGGPSRFDLIPAMTVSANVTVIKRVPQGQGVSYGLTYVTPRETTLIDVPCGYADGVPRAASSVGPVLVGGQRCTVAGRVCMDQFVVDVGDLPVQAGDEVVLFGTGAHGEPTAQDWAEATGTISYEIVTRMSTRLPRIYLGEPDA from the coding sequence GTGACTGAGCAAGCGAATCTCCTGACCGGCGCCGCCGCCACCGCGCGGGTGACCGTCGACCTCGACGCCATCGTGCACAACGTCGAAGTGCTGCAGCGCCACGCCGGCAACGCTGCCGTGATGGCGGTCGTCAAGGGCGACGCCTACGGACACGGACTCGTCCCCAGCGCCCGGGCCGCACTGCGTGGTGGTGCGCACTGGCTCGGCGTGGCGCAACTGCAGGAGGCGCTCGCGCTCCGGGAGGCAGGCGTGACCGCCCCACTGCTGACCTGGCTGCACGCGCCGGGGGTCGACTTCGCTGCCGCCATCCGGAACCGCATCGACGTCGGGGTGCCGGCGATCTGGGAGCTGGATGCCGTCGCCGCGGCCGCGCGGGAGGTCGGTGAGACCGCACGCGTCCAGCTGAAGGTCGACACCGGTCTTGCACGGAACGGGGCCTACGGCCCCGACTGGCCCGCGCTCGTGGACGCCGCCGCGCGTCACGTGGCAGACGGAACCATCAGTGTCACAGGTGTTTTCACGCACTTCGCGTTTGCTGACGCACCGCACCACCCGACGGTCCAGGCGCAGCAGGTCAGGTTCGCCGATGCGGTGCGCGACTGCGAGCGGGCCGGCTTCGCGCTCGAGGTGCGGCACATGTCCAACTCGGCCGCGACCCTGACCACCCCGCAGGCCGCCTTCGACATGGTTCGTCCCGGGCTGGCGGTCTACGGGCTGTCCCCGGTCCCCGACATCGGTGGACCGTCGCGCTTCGATCTGATCCCGGCGATGACCGTGTCCGCGAACGTCACTGTCATCAAAAGGGTTCCGCAAGGGCAAGGCGTCAGCTACGGGCTCACCTATGTCACTCCGCGTGAGACGACACTGATCGACGTGCCGTGCGGGTACGCCGACGGGGTGCCGCGCGCCGCATCCTCGGTGGGGCCCGTCCTCGTGGGCGGGCAACGCTGCACCGTGGCCGGCCGGGTCTGCATGGACCAGTTCGTCGTCGACGTCGGCGACCTGCCGGTGCAGGCCGGCGACGAGGTCGTCCTCTTCGGCACCGGCGCCCATGGCGAGCCGACGGCACAGGACTGGGCGGAGGCCACCGGCACGATCAGCTATGAGATCGTGACGCGGATGAGCACCCGCCTGCCCCGCATCTACCTCGGCGAACCCGACGCATGA
- the tsaE gene encoding tRNA (adenosine(37)-N6)-threonylcarbamoyltransferase complex ATPase subunit type 1 TsaE: protein MTSAIARLDSADETHVWGARLGALLAAGDVVVLTGGLGAGKTTLTQGIAEGLGVRGPITSPTFVIARIHPSLVGGPALVHVDAYRLGGPDELDDLDLDADIAVSVTVVEWGAGMAEALATEHLEIVLEPDATGEARRATLLPTGDRFETLVGELSQDA from the coding sequence ATGACGTCCGCGATAGCCCGGCTGGACAGTGCGGACGAGACACACGTCTGGGGTGCGCGACTCGGCGCACTGCTGGCGGCAGGTGATGTGGTGGTCCTCACCGGCGGTCTCGGCGCGGGCAAGACGACGTTGACGCAGGGCATCGCGGAGGGGCTCGGCGTGCGCGGCCCCATCACGTCGCCGACCTTCGTGATCGCGCGGATCCACCCGTCGCTGGTCGGCGGCCCGGCACTCGTGCACGTCGACGCCTACCGGCTCGGCGGCCCGGACGAGCTCGACGACCTCGATCTGGATGCGGACATCGCGGTGTCGGTCACGGTCGTCGAGTGGGGTGCCGGAATGGCTGAGGCGCTGGCCACGGAGCACCTGGAGATCGTCCTGGAGCCGGACGCCACCGGCGAGGCCCGGCGAGCGACCCTGCTGCCGACCGGCGACCGTTTCGAGACGCTCGTCGGGGAGCTCTCGCAGGACGCCTGA
- a CDS encoding alpha/beta fold hydrolase produces the protein MRSRGLIGLGIGLAAAGAATAAGVATDRVLRARRAEAAALEAGGEDPQVVADGTVVVADDGVPLYVEVDECDGAASTVVLVHGYAHNGRLWAQHRAAIHEAGYRVVVPDLRGHGRSGEGDDASYTIAQLGRDLAAVVEQTTPKGPVVLVGHSMGGMAIMALAEERPQLFRERIVGVALVSTSAGGLGEVNFGLGKQLGSVVHRLGPAAVTRAGRSPELVNNARLLGRNVESALVHRYSFGGPVPREVIREVAEMIFATKLHVIGAFLPALMEHDRRAIVAKFAGIEVLILHGTRDRITPISHGEELAQALPGAELVVVKRAGHVLPLEDPALVTRELLAFLGRATRGVTGGHRRTKRADQQGDSAAS, from the coding sequence ATGAGGTCACGTGGCCTGATCGGGCTCGGCATCGGACTGGCCGCCGCCGGTGCCGCCACCGCAGCGGGCGTCGCGACCGACCGCGTGCTGCGAGCACGCCGTGCGGAGGCGGCAGCCCTGGAGGCGGGCGGCGAGGATCCGCAGGTCGTGGCGGACGGCACGGTCGTGGTGGCCGATGACGGTGTGCCGCTGTACGTCGAGGTCGACGAGTGCGACGGTGCCGCCAGCACCGTCGTGCTGGTGCACGGCTACGCCCACAACGGCAGGCTCTGGGCACAGCACCGCGCCGCGATCCACGAGGCGGGCTATCGGGTGGTCGTCCCCGACCTGCGCGGTCATGGGCGCTCCGGGGAGGGCGACGACGCGTCATACACCATCGCCCAGCTGGGGCGGGACCTCGCCGCCGTCGTCGAGCAGACCACGCCGAAAGGCCCCGTCGTGCTGGTCGGGCACTCGATGGGCGGTATGGCGATCATGGCGCTCGCCGAGGAACGCCCGCAGCTGTTCCGCGAGCGCATCGTCGGTGTCGCACTGGTCAGCACCAGCGCCGGTGGCCTGGGCGAGGTCAACTTCGGGCTCGGCAAGCAGCTGGGATCCGTCGTGCACCGGCTCGGGCCGGCCGCCGTGACGCGGGCGGGTCGGAGTCCGGAGCTGGTCAACAACGCACGACTGCTCGGTCGCAACGTGGAGTCGGCTCTGGTGCACCGCTATTCGTTCGGTGGACCGGTGCCGCGGGAGGTGATCCGCGAGGTCGCCGAGATGATCTTCGCGACCAAGCTGCACGTGATCGGCGCGTTCCTGCCGGCGCTGATGGAGCACGACCGGCGGGCGATCGTGGCCAAGTTCGCGGGGATCGAGGTGCTCATCCTGCACGGCACCCGTGACCGCATCACGCCGATCAGTCACGGCGAGGAGCTGGCGCAGGCGCTGCCGGGTGCGGAACTCGTGGTCGTCAAGCGGGCCGGCCACGTGCTGCCGCTGGAGGACCCGGCGCTGGTCACCCGGGAGCTGCTCGCGTTCCTGGGCCGTGCCACGCGCGGTGTTACTGGTGGTCATCGGCGAACGAAACGAGCTGACCAGCAAGGGGATTCGGCCGCATCATGA
- the rimI gene encoding ribosomal protein S18-alanine N-acetyltransferase, with the protein MSADRREATVEFRELEWPDLPAVGAMDEQIFGHDAWSAQSWWSELAGRPRRRYTVVTASDRIVGYGGVDCAGATADVMTIAVDPARQGHGLGRRLLERLTAEARGSGAEALLLEVRADNEPARNLYLRAGFEHIRTRRNYYRPDNVDAHIMRANLEVISND; encoded by the coding sequence ATGAGCGCCGACCGACGTGAGGCGACGGTCGAGTTCCGCGAGCTGGAGTGGCCCGACCTGCCGGCGGTCGGTGCGATGGACGAGCAGATCTTCGGCCACGATGCGTGGTCGGCGCAGTCGTGGTGGTCCGAACTGGCCGGCCGCCCTCGGCGCCGGTACACGGTGGTGACCGCCAGCGACCGGATCGTCGGCTACGGGGGAGTGGACTGCGCCGGCGCGACGGCCGACGTGATGACGATCGCGGTCGACCCCGCCCGGCAGGGTCATGGGCTGGGGCGCCGCCTGCTGGAGCGGCTGACGGCCGAGGCCCGCGGGTCCGGCGCTGAGGCGCTGCTCCTCGAGGTGCGAGCGGACAATGAGCCAGCCCGAAACCTTTATCTACGAGCAGGTTTCGAGCACATCCGGACCCGCCGCAACTACTACCGGCCGGACAACGTCGATGCGCACATCATGCGCGCGAACCTCGAGGTGATCTCGAATGACTGA
- a CDS encoding glycoside hydrolase family 3 N-terminal domain-containing protein — translation MSFARRPVAAAALAAVTAVAVTACSSGGSDDASSAATTRESVATSTGGAPSSNTPSHASSSSARPTTTPAPANSCVQRTYERLSPAQRAGQLLMIGLDANAASTADDSLIAEQHVGNVIYLGGWTGRSKIQSTSNHLQSEASSSATGGVGMLIAADQEGGAVQQLRGPGFSTLVSALQQGTMSSSARTAYATTIGRQLKAAGVNLDLAPVSDTVPASMAASNAPIGKYAREYGHAPATVAAAVGDVVRGLDAGGVGATVKHFPGLGRITGNTDYTSVGTTDTVTTATDPYLRPFSAGMKAGAAAVMIASAHYAKLDPSTQATFSGKVITGLLRGTLGWHGVVVTDDMNAVAVSGIPVGERAVRFVAAGGDIVLTGRAANASPMIGAILARAGSDAAFAAKVTASVQRVLTLKRRLGLLHC, via the coding sequence GTGTCTTTCGCCCGACGGCCCGTAGCCGCCGCTGCCCTCGCCGCCGTGACCGCCGTCGCGGTGACCGCCTGCTCGTCCGGCGGGTCGGATGACGCCTCGTCGGCGGCCACGACCCGTGAGTCGGTCGCGACGTCGACCGGTGGCGCACCGTCGTCGAACACACCGTCGCACGCTTCGAGTTCTTCCGCGCGCCCCACGACCACCCCCGCACCGGCGAACAGTTGCGTCCAGCGGACCTACGAGCGGCTGTCCCCGGCACAGCGGGCCGGCCAGCTGCTGATGATCGGGCTGGACGCGAATGCCGCGTCCACTGCCGACGACTCGCTGATCGCTGAGCAGCACGTGGGCAATGTCATCTACCTCGGCGGCTGGACGGGTCGGTCCAAGATCCAGTCGACGTCGAATCATCTGCAGTCCGAAGCAAGTTCGTCGGCAACAGGTGGAGTCGGCATGCTGATCGCAGCCGACCAGGAGGGCGGCGCGGTGCAGCAACTGCGCGGTCCGGGTTTCAGCACCCTGGTCTCGGCGTTGCAGCAGGGCACGATGAGCAGTTCGGCGCGCACCGCCTATGCGACGACCATCGGGCGGCAGCTGAAGGCAGCGGGCGTCAATCTCGATCTGGCGCCGGTCTCCGACACGGTGCCGGCCTCGATGGCTGCATCCAATGCTCCGATCGGCAAGTACGCCAGGGAGTACGGCCATGCCCCGGCGACCGTCGCCGCTGCTGTCGGGGACGTCGTGCGCGGTCTGGACGCCGGCGGCGTCGGCGCCACCGTGAAGCACTTCCCCGGGCTCGGCCGGATCACCGGCAACACCGACTACACCAGCGTCGGCACCACCGACACCGTCACCACGGCAACCGATCCGTACCTGCGGCCGTTCTCCGCGGGCATGAAGGCCGGCGCCGCCGCGGTGATGATCGCGTCGGCTCACTACGCGAAGCTCGACCCGTCCACCCAGGCGACCTTCTCCGGCAAGGTCATCACCGGGCTGCTCCGCGGCACGCTGGGGTGGCATGGCGTGGTCGTCACCGATGACATGAACGCCGTTGCGGTGTCTGGGATCCCAGTGGGTGAGCGCGCGGTGCGGTTCGTCGCCGCGGGCGGCGACATCGTGCTGACCGGGCGAGCCGCCAATGCGTCCCCGATGATCGGCGCGATCCTTGCCCGGGCCGGCTCCGACGCCGCGTTCGCGGCCAAGGTCACGGCGTCGGTGCAGCGGGTACTGACCCTCAAGCGGCGCCTCGGCCTCCTGCACTGCTGA